The following coding sequences are from one Triticum dicoccoides isolate Atlit2015 ecotype Zavitan chromosome 4A, WEW_v2.0, whole genome shotgun sequence window:
- the LOC119286436 gene encoding heavy metal-associated isoprenylated plant protein 23-like, whose protein sequence is MGGTLRFLSDVLLGSSSQRRHSKKRRQFNTVELKVKMDCDGCELKIRNTLANMKGAQSVEINRKQHKVTVKGFVEPQRVLRRVQSTGKRAELWPYVPYTNPYMPPVYDKRAPAGHVRKVEGAMPVSAGQEERLATLFSDDNPNACSVM, encoded by the exons ATGGGAGGCACCCTGCGTTTCCTGTCGGATGTGCTGCTAGGTAGCAGCAGCCAGAGGCGGCACAGCAAGAAGCGGAGGCAGTTCAACACGGTGGAGCTCAAGGTGAAGATGGACTGCGACGGCTGCGAGCTCAAGATCCGGAACACCCTCGCCAACATGAAAG GTGCTCAGTCGGTGGAGATCAACCGGAAGCAGCACAAGGTGACGGTGAAGGGGTTCGTGGAGCCGCAGCGTGTGCTGAGGAGAGTCCAGTCGACGGGGAAGCGGGCCGAGCTCTGGCCGTACGTGCCTTACACAAACCCCTACATGCCGCCGGTGTACGACAAGCGGGCTCCCGCCGGCCACGTGCGCAAGGTGGAAGGTGCCATGCCGGTctccgccggccaggaggagcgcCTCGCCACGCTCTTCAGCGACGACAACCCAAACGCCTGCTCCGTCATGTAG